The Primulina tabacum isolate GXHZ01 chromosome 10, ASM2559414v2, whole genome shotgun sequence region accacttgttgaggatcgggttgagtttagaaaggggggttgaataaactcaatggccaacttattaaattctttcgaatgatgtgctaaaatcctattagagattttaacgattcttgttcaagtataaagaccagcagatcacaagataatgtgcgaaaaacgatctgttggttagtgggtgaaaaataataaagccgaaaagcagtagatagcacaaggtttgtttctggaagttcgaagatgaatcttctacgtctccccttcttctgtttccagaaggtatcactaaaagattttggtgAATACAGCATAACAATTGTACACatccacttcaacaggacttacccttcgcctatttaaactcttagctttacaactcaacttcttgaatgatcttaagttctggaaaagactcttttccagttacaaattattctatcaatgaaatagtgaagtgaatagcttgagaagatataacgaaaaatagctagcacaatatgatctcaatgatcaagagtatgcaatgaagcgtgtgctgctttttcagtatTTGAGCTtttagataactgaaagttctaacattgctcgaatgatgtttttcaattcaAATTTTTGTTCAATGCTGCGTATTACTTCACGAAATCAttcatctccatatataggctctattcaacgttcaaaaacagaacggttcttttctttttggtggttcagctttattgcttaaaatggaccctgcagaatacatcaaaagtaatcagtcgcagttcataccaaaaatggtataccgtcttaaatgttcttgtatagcatttaatggcatttaatgaagcaataaatgctggtgtcacgttaatagatcaacggtaatatttagagactttgagatacgcaagattctgttagtgtatatttcgaattttgtatccttctagttctgattttagctaagaaacagtacttgacaagtgctacaagtgcttctgtttttctgctattttacatctactggttttgtactaagtcagcatctactggtttttactagcatctccacttttactagcatctccacaacaaatttaagtctaacaacattaattatttaatttacacaataaaaagataaataaaaaatctaagtcattgaattaaaaataacatattatgaTGTGAGTAGGGATAAAAAAACCAAATACTAATTTACATAATGAAAAGATATCATTGgatcaaaataatatattataatgtgggtagacataaaaaattaaatactaataatcgcacatatttaaaatatgaataaggAGAAAGAAAATATACATTTAAAGTAAGCAATTAATAAAGAGATAAATGTATATTCACATATAAagtcacatatttatatataataatagaaaatcgataatattagatatatagatatttaatataaactcgTGCGAGCTCATTTAGGCTCACCTTTAAATGAGTCGATAAAATTTCAACCTAACTCACACAAACTGTTTGGCGGTGCATGCCAACCCGACACACACAACCCAAATTGATATCTCAAACCACAACGATCTTTTACCGTGTTTTATTtgaataatttataaatataagctgaaaaaaaatttaattactttattttctttgtaattttaaatgtcaaccaaaaaattaaaaaaaaaaggtacaTTTTTAATATACAAATGTAAAACTTAGAATACTTTTGTGAAGTGCATACGGAGTAGCCTAGCCTTCATTGCCTCACATAATTCAAGTGTTTCAGTCCAATTGGCATATTACATCACATGGCAAACTAAAAATTTAAAGGGTCGGTCCTTCACATGATCCTTCAAAAATTTTACCCAAAACACATAATAGtcattttttactttttttttcggGCGATGAGTATTTTGTTACAATTGAGTCACAAACCCGAAACTCGTCCTAAACTTGGGCTACAACACATCAGCCTTCTCTCTAATATTTTTACCTATGATATTAATGTAGCATCAATACAATAAAGAACCAACATAAGAAACTCGAGAACATTAGCTTTATATCCCAACTACATGAACCAGCACTTGATGCAATTCACAATTCAATGAAAAGAGCTAAAGCTCAGAAGGGAGTAATGCTCCCACTTCTAGTTTCTGCCGGGCTGAACAAAGCAGACCGAGTCCTCGGTCTGTTCTCCTCTAACTGCCTTACGACCTCTTCCATCGTAGGCCTAACAGTGGAAACGGGAGCGCAGCATCCCATCGCAAGCTTCAACGCCTGAACCAACCCTTCTTCCATCGGATTTCTCACACCCTTTAAGAGTTCCACATCGAAAACCTCCATGGTCGTTTCCTCCAAAACTGCTACTTTCACTAGTGAAGGTAAGTCGACAAAATCACCGTTTCTTGCATTCTTCCCTGGCttttttcccaacaaaatctCGAGTAGTAGTATCCCAAATGCAAAAACATCGGTTCTTGAATTGCATTTCTTCATCTTCTGGAGTTCTGGTGGCTTGTAACCATCTGCTTTGGCTAGTGCTACTATCTCATCTGACACAGCTGCAACCATTATCTTTTCCAGTCCAAACTCATTAAGCCTCGCCACGAAGAAGTCATCTACCAGAATAGTTTTCGATCTCACATTGCCATGAGTTACTGGTGTTTCGAGGCCATGAAGATGATTTAATCCTCTGGCGATTCCCAGTGCAATCTTGTGTCTCCTAGCCCAATTTAGGGCCGGCTTCCCTACCCTAGATTCTAAACATAAGCCAGAGATACAAATATTAGAAATTAGTTCACAATTTTCAATCAATTAATCATCAACAATATCTTAGCAATATTGTCAAaaaaaattagcaataacagTGTTAATGCATTTGAGAACCTACCCACATAAATAGCTCTGGTTACAAGCTGAGTACTATCATGGCCTATGCAGGATATTACTAAAAAAAAAGTATAACCAGGCGAACACCGAAATACAAGTTCCCCAGACTTTTGTTTATGAGCCatcaaatcttgatatgggTCGAGAATTGGCGTTGCGGCCACATTAAAATGAAACAAGAAGATATTTGTTGTATCACTTCTGATGAAGAATTACTCTAACAGTCATCACATTCTTGATTTTGCTTTTCATGAAAATCTCACCACTGCGGGCCTCTACAAAATTGGTTGAAGTTCAATCCTCAAACTAATCACGCAAGATTCGATTCACATAACATAACATCATTAATTGAATTCTAAATAATTTTTACATATTCTTGGAGCAAATATAAACCACACATAACCATCATTATACAACTGTTAATCACAATGTAAAAGGAGTCTACCTACAAATATACACATACTGCATTTTAACCAACATCCAATATGAAGCATATGTAGTCCTGTTTTGAAGCAAAGATCGAATCATGAAACATACCATGTAAGAGATCAGAAAGGGTTTTGTTAGGCAGATAATCATATATGAGAAGCTTCTCCCCTCTTTTCCCCTGATAGAAAGCTCTCAAAGGAATCAAATTCTCGTGCCGAACCCGCCCCAACTGCTTGATCACCGGCAAACAAGAACTCTTATCTTCACAACTCCCTTCTCTCAACAACCTTAAAGCAATTGTTCCTCCATCTGCTAACTTGGCCTTGTACACTGTCCCATAACTGGTCTTCTCCATTACTTGCCCTGTAGCATTCAACACATCTTCCAAAGTTAAATGCTCACCACCCTGAAACAAAACCAATTTTCCATCACCGCCGGCATCTTCGCCATTGCCAATTTCTTCATCCTCCCCGTCGTCAAACTCCTCATCCTCTTCATCCAAATTCCTTCTTTTTCCTTGAAAATATCCAATCAACAACGAAACCAACACCACGGTACCGGTCATCAAACCAATAACAATCCCAGCTATTGCACCAGAACTCAATCCAGAGCTTCCGCCACATTTCCTCAGAGGTGGCCCACAAAGACCTGGACCGTTCCCTTGAAAAACCTCCACACCAAACTTCGATCCCCCAAAGTTTGGCAAAACCCCTGTGAAATTATTATGAGAAAGATTCAATTTTTCCAGCTTTAGCCCAGTCACACCCTCT contains the following coding sequences:
- the LOC142505804 gene encoding putative kinase-like protein TMKL1 is translated as MAALKLLLMFCISILLTLTESTSDVELLLQKIKPSLQGTAENLLLQSWNTTVPLCQWRGLKWAFTNGSSLLCTDLSSPQWTSVSLYKDPFLHLVSLQLPSANLSGTIPREIGEFTNLQSLYLSVNSISGVVPLELGYSSSLSDIDLSYNLLRGSLPTSIWNLCDRLDFLRLHGNALSGSLPEPALPDATCKNLQFLDLGKNVFTGSFPQFVTGFLGLKLLDLGDNMFSGGIPEGVTGLKLEKLNLSHNNFTGVLPNFGGSKFGVEVFQGNGPGLCGPPLRKCGGSSGLSSGAIAGIVIGLMTGTVVLVSLLIGYFQGKRRNLDEEDEEFDDGEDEEIGNGEDAGGDGKLVLFQGGEHLTLEDVLNATGQVMEKTSYGTVYKAKLADGGTIALRLLREGSCEDKSSCLPVIKQLGRVRHENLIPLRAFYQGKRGEKLLIYDYLPNKTLSDLLHESRVGKPALNWARRHKIALGIARGLNHLHGLETPVTHGNVRSKTILVDDFFVARLNEFGLEKIMVAAVSDEIVALAKADGYKPPELQKMKKCNSRTDVFAFGILLLEILLGKKPGKNARNGDFVDLPSLVKVAVLEETTMEVFDVELLKGVRNPMEEGLVQALKLAMGCCAPVSTVRPTMEEVVRQLEENRPRTRSALFSPAETRSGSITPF